CCCGGAGCACCGGCGTCCCCCGGTGGAAATCGGGGCTAGCGGACCACCTCCCAGGAACCGTCGGGCTGGCGGCACGCGGTGCCGTAGATCTGCTGCGACCGGCCGCCGATCAGGGCCGTGGCGGTGTACTCGCGGCAGTAGCGGCCGGCCTCCTGGTAGGTGGCGATGGGGGTGACCTCGTAGCGCGTGCGGGTGTCGGGGTTGTGCCAGGCCACGGCCGTGCGGGTGGGGGCGGTCTCCAACACCTGGTTCACGTAGAGCCGGTCCACCGCGTCCATGGAGCGGCCCACGCTGCCGCCCACCAGCACGCCCACCACCGTTCCCCCGACGATGGCGGCCGTGCGGCCCGATCCCTTCCCCACCTGGGCCCCGAGCACGCCCCCCACGGTGCCGCCGATCAGGTTGCCCAGGAGTTCCCGGTTCCCCCACGCGCCGCCCGGGTAGGCGGGTCCCGCGTAGGCCGTGTACGACTGGTAGACCACCGTGGTGGAGGGGTAGGGGTGGCGCAGGCCGTGCTCCCGGTAGGGACCGTGGAGGTGGACCGGCGTCCAGGGGGGCGGACCAGGGCGGACCGGGGCGCGGCGCACCCAGGTGGGCGAGGACTTGCTTCCGTGCGGCTTCCGGTACCGGTCCCCGGCTTCGGCGAGCCCGGGGCCCAGGGTCCAGGACGCGACAAGGGCAAGGGCGGCAACCGAGAGGCTCTTCGTTCTCATGGCGTCCTCCTTTCCGGGTCAGCGGCGGGCCGCGAAGGGGCTGCGCCGCGGGTGTGCAGCCCTACGGTAGCGCCCCGGGCAGCCTGCCGCCATCGACATCGGGGGGCATGCGGCCCGGCACCGACCCGTATAAGGGCCGTACGGGGGCTCGGGCCGGGTCTCGGGGGTGGCGCAGATGCCGCGCCCTTTTGACCCGGCTCAAGGGGCCCCCGTATACTCCGGCCGCAGAACGAACCTGCCACCCGCGGAGGTGAGCCGTGAACATTCTCGGCATCAGCGCCAGCGCCCGTGCCTGGGGCAATACCGATCTCCTGGTGCACCACGCCCTCCGGGGGGCCGAGGCCGAGGGGGCCCAGGGCCGGTTCCTGCGCCTCACCGACCTCGACCTGGGGCCCTGCAAGGGGTGCATGGCCTGCGTGTTCAAGGGTGTCGACTGCGTGCAGCCAGA
The Thermodesulfobacteriota bacterium genome window above contains:
- a CDS encoding RT0821/Lpp0805 family surface protein — protein: MRTKSLSVAALALVASWTLGPGLAEAGDRYRKPHGSKSSPTWVRRAPVRPGPPPWTPVHLHGPYREHGLRHPYPSTTVVYQSYTAYAGPAYPGGAWGNRELLGNLIGGTVGGVLGAQVGKGSGRTAAIVGGTVVGVLVGGSVGRSMDAVDRLYVNQVLETAPTRTAVAWHNPDTRTRYEVTPIATYQEAGRYCREYTATALIGGRSQQIYGTACRQPDGSWEVVR